A window from Chrysemys picta bellii isolate R12L10 chromosome 2, ASM1138683v2, whole genome shotgun sequence encodes these proteins:
- the LOC101953010 gene encoding oocyte zinc finger protein XlCOF6-like isoform X5, giving the protein MKRDLPPRTERGEEPPHPREWSDAEEKGTPQSCFTDDENFTIKSEPPEPLPERSEENLSMSPDWRNTYKIQRKPQRQQMYHAGAKHEKVTIKLEPSESPSEKSEEDLSTSSDIYRIQCKPERQQMNPTRAENEKLTVKLDSPELSPEQSKDTVLESSDWDSVFGIPCKSGRQPVSPIEATHETSAIKLEVPDGSSETSPENVTVNSDWGNVCRIPCKSQRQPRSSLGAEAEQSGFGNIENFALFQEHLKREMPYVCMEYEDNFADQVGLEPHQGKLPLEAPFNWTGCGSGFGPMSLLMTHEKTHIGVRPYICTECKKGFNHKQDLIRHYRIHTGERPYQCTECGRSFVQKTHLITHFRIHTGERPFPCTECGKNFRKKTHLMRHQRTHSGTRPFPCSVCQRNFSHKQDLARHQQIHTGERPFTCTECGKNFGWKKNLITHQRIHTGERPFSCAKCGKSFSWKKYLITHQKTHEEKRLYNCPHCDRSFCQKSVLSMHQKTHLERRAYTCAVCQRSFGHKQDLIRHHRIHTGERPFTCSECGKSFSQKTHLVTHFRIHTGERPFLCSECGKGFSKKTHLMRHQQIHTGERPFSCTQCDKGFSCKKNLLTHQLIHSGDVILYACAECEKSFTWKKNLITHQKIHAGKKPFVCTECGKSFSQKTHLNTHQRIHTGERPFPCAQCGKAFSQKSILITHQKTHLGSRPYACTECEKRFSHKQDLKRHLRIHTGERPYACTACGKSFNQRTHLITHYRIHTGERPFPCDLCGKRFSKKTHLMRHQRVHAAVKPHMRRLNVGAISMGSQISVSVGSPISLGDALKEETIYVYQL; this is encoded by the exons ATGAAACGGGACCTCCCGCCACGGACCGAGCGAGGGGAGGAGCCGCCCCATCCCAGGGAATGGAGCGACGCAGAGGAAAAGGGGACTCCGCAAAGCTGCTTCACAG ATGATGAGAACTTTACTATAAAATCAGAACCACCTGAGCCCTTACCAGAGAGATCAGAAGAGAATCTCTCCATGTCTCCAGACTGgagaaacacctacaagatccAGCGCAAACCACAAAGGCAACAGATGTACCATGCAGGAGCCAAGCATGAGAAGGTAACTATAAAATTAGAGCCAAGTGAGTCCCCATCAGAAAAGTCTGAAGAAGATCTTTCCACGTCTTCAGACATCTACAGGATCCAGTGCAAACCAGAAAGGCAGCAGATGAACCCCACCAGAGCAGAAAATGAGAAACTTACTGTGAAACTAGACTCACCTGAACTATCACCTGAACAGTCCAAAGACACTGTTCTTGAGTCTTCAGATTGGGACAGCGTCTTCGGGATCCCTTGCAAATCAGGAAGGCAGCCGGTGAGCCCCATTGAAGCGACCCATGAGACCTCCGCTATAAAACTGGAGGTACCGGACGGATCATCAGAAACAAGCCCAGAGAATGTGACCGTGAATTCAGACTGGGGGAATGTCTGCAGGATCCCGTGCAAATCACAAAGGCAGCCGAGGAGCTCTCTAGGGGCTGAGGCTGAACAATCCGGCTTTGGCAACATAGAGAATTTTGCACTTTTCCAAGAACACCTGAAGAGAGAAATGCCATACGTGTGCATGGAATACGAAGACAACTTTGCGGATCAGGTTGGCCTGGAACCACACCAGGGAAAGCTCCCACTGGAGGCTCCATTTAACTGGACTGGTTGTGGCAGCGGCTTTGGGCCCATGTCCCTTCTCATGACTCATGAGAAAACCCACATAGGAGTGAGGCCGTACATCTGCACGGAATGCAAGAAGGGCTTCAATCACAAACAAGACCTGATACGGCATTACCgtatccacacgggagagagaccctatcagTGCACTGAATGCGGGAGAAGCTTCGTCCAGAAAACGCACCTTATAACGCACTTCCGAATCCACACGGGCGAGAGGCCGTTTCCATGTaccgagtgtgggaaaaacttcaggaAGAAAACCCACCTGATGCGGCACCAGAGGACTCACTCGGGAACCCGGCCGTTTCCCTGCTCTGTCTGCCAGAGGAACTTCAGCCACAAGCAAGATCTCGCCAGGCACCAGCAGATCCACACAGGGGAACGGCCGTTCACGTGCACCGAGTGTGGGAAGAACTTCGGCTGGAAGAAGAATCTCATCACCCACCAACGTATCCACACGGGGGAGCGGCCTTTCAGCTGCGCTAagtgtgggaagagcttcagcTGGAAGAAATACCTCATCACGCACCAGAAGACCCATGAGGAGAAGAGACTGTACAACTGCCCTCACTGCGACAGGAGCTTCTGCCAGAAATCCGTGCTCAGCATGCATCAGAAGACGCACCTCGAAAGGCGAGCCTACACCTGTGCCGTTTGCCAGAGGAGCTTCGGCCACAAGCAGGACCTCATAAGGCACCACCGGATCCACACCGGAGAGAGACCCTTCACCTGCAGTGAatgcgggaagagcttcagccAGAAGACTCACCTGGTGACCCACTTCCGGATCCACACGGGCGAGAGGCCGTTCCTGTGCAGCGAATGCGGGAAAGGGTTCAGCAAGAAAACCCACCTGATGAGGCACCAgcaaatccacacaggggagcggCCCTTCAGCTGCACCCAGTGCGACAAAGGCTTCAGCTGCAAGAAGAACCTCCTCACCCACCAGCTGATCCACTCCGGGGACGTGATCCTCTACGCCTGCGCCGAGTGCGAGAAGAGCTTCACCTGGAAGAAGAACCTCATCACCCACCAGAAGATCCACGCGGGGAAGAAGCCGTTCGTCTGCAccgagtgcgggaagagcttcagccAGAAAACCCACCTGAACACCCACCAGCGCATCCACACCGGAGAGCGGCCCTTCCCCTGCGCCCAGTGTGGCAAGGCCTTCAGCCAGAAGTCCATCCTCATCACCCACCAGAAGACCCACCTGGGCAGCCGGCCCTACGCCTGCACGGAGTGCGAGAAGAGATTCAGCCACAAGCAGGACCTGAAGCGACACctgaggatccacacaggagagaggccctacGCGTGCACCGCGTGCGGCAAGAGCTTCAACCAGAGGACGCACCTCATCACGCACTACAGGATCCACACCGGGGAGAGGCCCTTCCCCTGCGACCTCTGTGGGAAGCGCTTCAGCAAGAAAACACACCTCATGAGGCACCAGAGAGTGCACGCCGCGGTAAAGCCGCACATGCGCAGACTCAACGTGGGGGCCATCTCCATGGGGAGCCAGATTTCGGTCTCGGTTGGAAGTCCTATCTCGCTTGGGGATGCGCTGAAGGAGGAGACCATATACGTTTACCAGCTGTGA
- the LOC101953010 gene encoding zinc finger protein 271-like isoform X3: MAVFRKSLVTFEDVSVYFSPEEWEILEEWQRELYRDVMRDNYELLISMAGHSVMKRDLPPRTERGEEPPHPREWSDAEEKGTPQSCFTDDENFTIKSEPPEPLPERSEENLSMSPDWRNTYKIQRKPQRQQMYHAGAKHEKVTIKLEPSESPSEKSEEDLSTSSDIYRIQCKPERQQMNPTRAENEKLTVKLDSPELSPEQSKDTVLESSDWDSVFGIPCKSGRQPVSPIEATHETSAIKLEVPDGSSETSPENVTVNSDWGNVCRIPCKSQRQPRSSLGAEAEQSGFGNIENFALFQEHLKREMPYVCMEYEDNFADQVGLEPHQGKLPLEAPFNWTGCGSGFGPMSLLMTHEKTHIGVRPYICTECKKGFNHKQDLIRHYRIHTGERPYQCTECGRSFVQKTHLITHFRIHTGERPFPCTECGKNFRKKTHLMRHQRTHSGTRPFPCSVCQRNFSHKQDLARHQQIHTGERPFTCTECGKNFGWKKNLITHQRIHTGERPFSCAKCGKSFSWKKYLITHQKTHEEKRLYNCPHCDRSFCQKSVLSMHQKTHLERRAYTCAVCQRSFGHKQDLIRHHRIHTGERPFTCSECGKSFSQKTHLVTHFRIHTGERPFLCSECGKGFSKKTHLMRHQQIHTGERPFSCTQCDKGFSCKKNLLTHQLIHSGDVILYACAECEKSFTWKKNLITHQKIHAGKKPFVCTECGKSFSQKTHLNTHQRIHTGERPFPCAQCGKAFSQKSILITHQKTHLGSRPYACTECEKRFSHKQDLKRHLRIHTGERPYACTACGKSFNQRTHLITHYRIHTGERPFPCDLCGKRFSKKTHLMRHQRVHAAVKPHMRRLNVGAISMGSQISVSVGSPISLGDALKEETIYVYQL; the protein is encoded by the exons CAGGTCATTCTGTTATGAAACGGGACCTCCCGCCACGGACCGAGCGAGGGGAGGAGCCGCCCCATCCCAGGGAATGGAGCGACGCAGAGGAAAAGGGGACTCCGCAAAGCTGCTTCACAG ATGATGAGAACTTTACTATAAAATCAGAACCACCTGAGCCCTTACCAGAGAGATCAGAAGAGAATCTCTCCATGTCTCCAGACTGgagaaacacctacaagatccAGCGCAAACCACAAAGGCAACAGATGTACCATGCAGGAGCCAAGCATGAGAAGGTAACTATAAAATTAGAGCCAAGTGAGTCCCCATCAGAAAAGTCTGAAGAAGATCTTTCCACGTCTTCAGACATCTACAGGATCCAGTGCAAACCAGAAAGGCAGCAGATGAACCCCACCAGAGCAGAAAATGAGAAACTTACTGTGAAACTAGACTCACCTGAACTATCACCTGAACAGTCCAAAGACACTGTTCTTGAGTCTTCAGATTGGGACAGCGTCTTCGGGATCCCTTGCAAATCAGGAAGGCAGCCGGTGAGCCCCATTGAAGCGACCCATGAGACCTCCGCTATAAAACTGGAGGTACCGGACGGATCATCAGAAACAAGCCCAGAGAATGTGACCGTGAATTCAGACTGGGGGAATGTCTGCAGGATCCCGTGCAAATCACAAAGGCAGCCGAGGAGCTCTCTAGGGGCTGAGGCTGAACAATCCGGCTTTGGCAACATAGAGAATTTTGCACTTTTCCAAGAACACCTGAAGAGAGAAATGCCATACGTGTGCATGGAATACGAAGACAACTTTGCGGATCAGGTTGGCCTGGAACCACACCAGGGAAAGCTCCCACTGGAGGCTCCATTTAACTGGACTGGTTGTGGCAGCGGCTTTGGGCCCATGTCCCTTCTCATGACTCATGAGAAAACCCACATAGGAGTGAGGCCGTACATCTGCACGGAATGCAAGAAGGGCTTCAATCACAAACAAGACCTGATACGGCATTACCgtatccacacgggagagagaccctatcagTGCACTGAATGCGGGAGAAGCTTCGTCCAGAAAACGCACCTTATAACGCACTTCCGAATCCACACGGGCGAGAGGCCGTTTCCATGTaccgagtgtgggaaaaacttcaggaAGAAAACCCACCTGATGCGGCACCAGAGGACTCACTCGGGAACCCGGCCGTTTCCCTGCTCTGTCTGCCAGAGGAACTTCAGCCACAAGCAAGATCTCGCCAGGCACCAGCAGATCCACACAGGGGAACGGCCGTTCACGTGCACCGAGTGTGGGAAGAACTTCGGCTGGAAGAAGAATCTCATCACCCACCAACGTATCCACACGGGGGAGCGGCCTTTCAGCTGCGCTAagtgtgggaagagcttcagcTGGAAGAAATACCTCATCACGCACCAGAAGACCCATGAGGAGAAGAGACTGTACAACTGCCCTCACTGCGACAGGAGCTTCTGCCAGAAATCCGTGCTCAGCATGCATCAGAAGACGCACCTCGAAAGGCGAGCCTACACCTGTGCCGTTTGCCAGAGGAGCTTCGGCCACAAGCAGGACCTCATAAGGCACCACCGGATCCACACCGGAGAGAGACCCTTCACCTGCAGTGAatgcgggaagagcttcagccAGAAGACTCACCTGGTGACCCACTTCCGGATCCACACGGGCGAGAGGCCGTTCCTGTGCAGCGAATGCGGGAAAGGGTTCAGCAAGAAAACCCACCTGATGAGGCACCAgcaaatccacacaggggagcggCCCTTCAGCTGCACCCAGTGCGACAAAGGCTTCAGCTGCAAGAAGAACCTCCTCACCCACCAGCTGATCCACTCCGGGGACGTGATCCTCTACGCCTGCGCCGAGTGCGAGAAGAGCTTCACCTGGAAGAAGAACCTCATCACCCACCAGAAGATCCACGCGGGGAAGAAGCCGTTCGTCTGCAccgagtgcgggaagagcttcagccAGAAAACCCACCTGAACACCCACCAGCGCATCCACACCGGAGAGCGGCCCTTCCCCTGCGCCCAGTGTGGCAAGGCCTTCAGCCAGAAGTCCATCCTCATCACCCACCAGAAGACCCACCTGGGCAGCCGGCCCTACGCCTGCACGGAGTGCGAGAAGAGATTCAGCCACAAGCAGGACCTGAAGCGACACctgaggatccacacaggagagaggccctacGCGTGCACCGCGTGCGGCAAGAGCTTCAACCAGAGGACGCACCTCATCACGCACTACAGGATCCACACCGGGGAGAGGCCCTTCCCCTGCGACCTCTGTGGGAAGCGCTTCAGCAAGAAAACACACCTCATGAGGCACCAGAGAGTGCACGCCGCGGTAAAGCCGCACATGCGCAGACTCAACGTGGGGGCCATCTCCATGGGGAGCCAGATTTCGGTCTCGGTTGGAAGTCCTATCTCGCTTGGGGATGCGCTGAAGGAGGAGACCATATACGTTTACCAGCTGTGA
- the LOC101953010 gene encoding oocyte zinc finger protein XlCOF6-like isoform X4: protein MAVSTTPWTGHSVMKRDLPPRTERGEEPPHPREWSDAEEKGTPQSCFTDDENFTIKSEPPEPLPERSEENLSMSPDWRNTYKIQRKPQRQQMYHAGAKHEKVTIKLEPSESPSEKSEEDLSTSSDIYRIQCKPERQQMNPTRAENEKLTVKLDSPELSPEQSKDTVLESSDWDSVFGIPCKSGRQPVSPIEATHETSAIKLEVPDGSSETSPENVTVNSDWGNVCRIPCKSQRQPRSSLGAEAEQSGFGNIENFALFQEHLKREMPYVCMEYEDNFADQVGLEPHQGKLPLEAPFNWTGCGSGFGPMSLLMTHEKTHIGVRPYICTECKKGFNHKQDLIRHYRIHTGERPYQCTECGRSFVQKTHLITHFRIHTGERPFPCTECGKNFRKKTHLMRHQRTHSGTRPFPCSVCQRNFSHKQDLARHQQIHTGERPFTCTECGKNFGWKKNLITHQRIHTGERPFSCAKCGKSFSWKKYLITHQKTHEEKRLYNCPHCDRSFCQKSVLSMHQKTHLERRAYTCAVCQRSFGHKQDLIRHHRIHTGERPFTCSECGKSFSQKTHLVTHFRIHTGERPFLCSECGKGFSKKTHLMRHQQIHTGERPFSCTQCDKGFSCKKNLLTHQLIHSGDVILYACAECEKSFTWKKNLITHQKIHAGKKPFVCTECGKSFSQKTHLNTHQRIHTGERPFPCAQCGKAFSQKSILITHQKTHLGSRPYACTECEKRFSHKQDLKRHLRIHTGERPYACTACGKSFNQRTHLITHYRIHTGERPFPCDLCGKRFSKKTHLMRHQRVHAAVKPHMRRLNVGAISMGSQISVSVGSPISLGDALKEETIYVYQL from the exons ATGGCAGTAAGCACTACTCCCTGGA CAGGTCATTCTGTTATGAAACGGGACCTCCCGCCACGGACCGAGCGAGGGGAGGAGCCGCCCCATCCCAGGGAATGGAGCGACGCAGAGGAAAAGGGGACTCCGCAAAGCTGCTTCACAG ATGATGAGAACTTTACTATAAAATCAGAACCACCTGAGCCCTTACCAGAGAGATCAGAAGAGAATCTCTCCATGTCTCCAGACTGgagaaacacctacaagatccAGCGCAAACCACAAAGGCAACAGATGTACCATGCAGGAGCCAAGCATGAGAAGGTAACTATAAAATTAGAGCCAAGTGAGTCCCCATCAGAAAAGTCTGAAGAAGATCTTTCCACGTCTTCAGACATCTACAGGATCCAGTGCAAACCAGAAAGGCAGCAGATGAACCCCACCAGAGCAGAAAATGAGAAACTTACTGTGAAACTAGACTCACCTGAACTATCACCTGAACAGTCCAAAGACACTGTTCTTGAGTCTTCAGATTGGGACAGCGTCTTCGGGATCCCTTGCAAATCAGGAAGGCAGCCGGTGAGCCCCATTGAAGCGACCCATGAGACCTCCGCTATAAAACTGGAGGTACCGGACGGATCATCAGAAACAAGCCCAGAGAATGTGACCGTGAATTCAGACTGGGGGAATGTCTGCAGGATCCCGTGCAAATCACAAAGGCAGCCGAGGAGCTCTCTAGGGGCTGAGGCTGAACAATCCGGCTTTGGCAACATAGAGAATTTTGCACTTTTCCAAGAACACCTGAAGAGAGAAATGCCATACGTGTGCATGGAATACGAAGACAACTTTGCGGATCAGGTTGGCCTGGAACCACACCAGGGAAAGCTCCCACTGGAGGCTCCATTTAACTGGACTGGTTGTGGCAGCGGCTTTGGGCCCATGTCCCTTCTCATGACTCATGAGAAAACCCACATAGGAGTGAGGCCGTACATCTGCACGGAATGCAAGAAGGGCTTCAATCACAAACAAGACCTGATACGGCATTACCgtatccacacgggagagagaccctatcagTGCACTGAATGCGGGAGAAGCTTCGTCCAGAAAACGCACCTTATAACGCACTTCCGAATCCACACGGGCGAGAGGCCGTTTCCATGTaccgagtgtgggaaaaacttcaggaAGAAAACCCACCTGATGCGGCACCAGAGGACTCACTCGGGAACCCGGCCGTTTCCCTGCTCTGTCTGCCAGAGGAACTTCAGCCACAAGCAAGATCTCGCCAGGCACCAGCAGATCCACACAGGGGAACGGCCGTTCACGTGCACCGAGTGTGGGAAGAACTTCGGCTGGAAGAAGAATCTCATCACCCACCAACGTATCCACACGGGGGAGCGGCCTTTCAGCTGCGCTAagtgtgggaagagcttcagcTGGAAGAAATACCTCATCACGCACCAGAAGACCCATGAGGAGAAGAGACTGTACAACTGCCCTCACTGCGACAGGAGCTTCTGCCAGAAATCCGTGCTCAGCATGCATCAGAAGACGCACCTCGAAAGGCGAGCCTACACCTGTGCCGTTTGCCAGAGGAGCTTCGGCCACAAGCAGGACCTCATAAGGCACCACCGGATCCACACCGGAGAGAGACCCTTCACCTGCAGTGAatgcgggaagagcttcagccAGAAGACTCACCTGGTGACCCACTTCCGGATCCACACGGGCGAGAGGCCGTTCCTGTGCAGCGAATGCGGGAAAGGGTTCAGCAAGAAAACCCACCTGATGAGGCACCAgcaaatccacacaggggagcggCCCTTCAGCTGCACCCAGTGCGACAAAGGCTTCAGCTGCAAGAAGAACCTCCTCACCCACCAGCTGATCCACTCCGGGGACGTGATCCTCTACGCCTGCGCCGAGTGCGAGAAGAGCTTCACCTGGAAGAAGAACCTCATCACCCACCAGAAGATCCACGCGGGGAAGAAGCCGTTCGTCTGCAccgagtgcgggaagagcttcagccAGAAAACCCACCTGAACACCCACCAGCGCATCCACACCGGAGAGCGGCCCTTCCCCTGCGCCCAGTGTGGCAAGGCCTTCAGCCAGAAGTCCATCCTCATCACCCACCAGAAGACCCACCTGGGCAGCCGGCCCTACGCCTGCACGGAGTGCGAGAAGAGATTCAGCCACAAGCAGGACCTGAAGCGACACctgaggatccacacaggagagaggccctacGCGTGCACCGCGTGCGGCAAGAGCTTCAACCAGAGGACGCACCTCATCACGCACTACAGGATCCACACCGGGGAGAGGCCCTTCCCCTGCGACCTCTGTGGGAAGCGCTTCAGCAAGAAAACACACCTCATGAGGCACCAGAGAGTGCACGCCGCGGTAAAGCCGCACATGCGCAGACTCAACGTGGGGGCCATCTCCATGGGGAGCCAGATTTCGGTCTCGGTTGGAAGTCCTATCTCGCTTGGGGATGCGCTGAAGGAGGAGACCATATACGTTTACCAGCTGTGA
- the LOC101953010 gene encoding zinc finger protein 271-like isoform X2: MAEEISAQSLVTFEDVSVYFSPEEWEILEEWQRELYRDVMRDNYELLISMAGHSVMKRDLPPRTERGEEPPHPREWSDAEEKGTPQSCFTDDENFTIKSEPPEPLPERSEENLSMSPDWRNTYKIQRKPQRQQMYHAGAKHEKVTIKLEPSESPSEKSEEDLSTSSDIYRIQCKPERQQMNPTRAENEKLTVKLDSPELSPEQSKDTVLESSDWDSVFGIPCKSGRQPVSPIEATHETSAIKLEVPDGSSETSPENVTVNSDWGNVCRIPCKSQRQPRSSLGAEAEQSGFGNIENFALFQEHLKREMPYVCMEYEDNFADQVGLEPHQGKLPLEAPFNWTGCGSGFGPMSLLMTHEKTHIGVRPYICTECKKGFNHKQDLIRHYRIHTGERPYQCTECGRSFVQKTHLITHFRIHTGERPFPCTECGKNFRKKTHLMRHQRTHSGTRPFPCSVCQRNFSHKQDLARHQQIHTGERPFTCTECGKNFGWKKNLITHQRIHTGERPFSCAKCGKSFSWKKYLITHQKTHEEKRLYNCPHCDRSFCQKSVLSMHQKTHLERRAYTCAVCQRSFGHKQDLIRHHRIHTGERPFTCSECGKSFSQKTHLVTHFRIHTGERPFLCSECGKGFSKKTHLMRHQQIHTGERPFSCTQCDKGFSCKKNLLTHQLIHSGDVILYACAECEKSFTWKKNLITHQKIHAGKKPFVCTECGKSFSQKTHLNTHQRIHTGERPFPCAQCGKAFSQKSILITHQKTHLGSRPYACTECEKRFSHKQDLKRHLRIHTGERPYACTACGKSFNQRTHLITHYRIHTGERPFPCDLCGKRFSKKTHLMRHQRVHAAVKPHMRRLNVGAISMGSQISVSVGSPISLGDALKEETIYVYQL, from the exons CAGGTCATTCTGTTATGAAACGGGACCTCCCGCCACGGACCGAGCGAGGGGAGGAGCCGCCCCATCCCAGGGAATGGAGCGACGCAGAGGAAAAGGGGACTCCGCAAAGCTGCTTCACAG ATGATGAGAACTTTACTATAAAATCAGAACCACCTGAGCCCTTACCAGAGAGATCAGAAGAGAATCTCTCCATGTCTCCAGACTGgagaaacacctacaagatccAGCGCAAACCACAAAGGCAACAGATGTACCATGCAGGAGCCAAGCATGAGAAGGTAACTATAAAATTAGAGCCAAGTGAGTCCCCATCAGAAAAGTCTGAAGAAGATCTTTCCACGTCTTCAGACATCTACAGGATCCAGTGCAAACCAGAAAGGCAGCAGATGAACCCCACCAGAGCAGAAAATGAGAAACTTACTGTGAAACTAGACTCACCTGAACTATCACCTGAACAGTCCAAAGACACTGTTCTTGAGTCTTCAGATTGGGACAGCGTCTTCGGGATCCCTTGCAAATCAGGAAGGCAGCCGGTGAGCCCCATTGAAGCGACCCATGAGACCTCCGCTATAAAACTGGAGGTACCGGACGGATCATCAGAAACAAGCCCAGAGAATGTGACCGTGAATTCAGACTGGGGGAATGTCTGCAGGATCCCGTGCAAATCACAAAGGCAGCCGAGGAGCTCTCTAGGGGCTGAGGCTGAACAATCCGGCTTTGGCAACATAGAGAATTTTGCACTTTTCCAAGAACACCTGAAGAGAGAAATGCCATACGTGTGCATGGAATACGAAGACAACTTTGCGGATCAGGTTGGCCTGGAACCACACCAGGGAAAGCTCCCACTGGAGGCTCCATTTAACTGGACTGGTTGTGGCAGCGGCTTTGGGCCCATGTCCCTTCTCATGACTCATGAGAAAACCCACATAGGAGTGAGGCCGTACATCTGCACGGAATGCAAGAAGGGCTTCAATCACAAACAAGACCTGATACGGCATTACCgtatccacacgggagagagaccctatcagTGCACTGAATGCGGGAGAAGCTTCGTCCAGAAAACGCACCTTATAACGCACTTCCGAATCCACACGGGCGAGAGGCCGTTTCCATGTaccgagtgtgggaaaaacttcaggaAGAAAACCCACCTGATGCGGCACCAGAGGACTCACTCGGGAACCCGGCCGTTTCCCTGCTCTGTCTGCCAGAGGAACTTCAGCCACAAGCAAGATCTCGCCAGGCACCAGCAGATCCACACAGGGGAACGGCCGTTCACGTGCACCGAGTGTGGGAAGAACTTCGGCTGGAAGAAGAATCTCATCACCCACCAACGTATCCACACGGGGGAGCGGCCTTTCAGCTGCGCTAagtgtgggaagagcttcagcTGGAAGAAATACCTCATCACGCACCAGAAGACCCATGAGGAGAAGAGACTGTACAACTGCCCTCACTGCGACAGGAGCTTCTGCCAGAAATCCGTGCTCAGCATGCATCAGAAGACGCACCTCGAAAGGCGAGCCTACACCTGTGCCGTTTGCCAGAGGAGCTTCGGCCACAAGCAGGACCTCATAAGGCACCACCGGATCCACACCGGAGAGAGACCCTTCACCTGCAGTGAatgcgggaagagcttcagccAGAAGACTCACCTGGTGACCCACTTCCGGATCCACACGGGCGAGAGGCCGTTCCTGTGCAGCGAATGCGGGAAAGGGTTCAGCAAGAAAACCCACCTGATGAGGCACCAgcaaatccacacaggggagcggCCCTTCAGCTGCACCCAGTGCGACAAAGGCTTCAGCTGCAAGAAGAACCTCCTCACCCACCAGCTGATCCACTCCGGGGACGTGATCCTCTACGCCTGCGCCGAGTGCGAGAAGAGCTTCACCTGGAAGAAGAACCTCATCACCCACCAGAAGATCCACGCGGGGAAGAAGCCGTTCGTCTGCAccgagtgcgggaagagcttcagccAGAAAACCCACCTGAACACCCACCAGCGCATCCACACCGGAGAGCGGCCCTTCCCCTGCGCCCAGTGTGGCAAGGCCTTCAGCCAGAAGTCCATCCTCATCACCCACCAGAAGACCCACCTGGGCAGCCGGCCCTACGCCTGCACGGAGTGCGAGAAGAGATTCAGCCACAAGCAGGACCTGAAGCGACACctgaggatccacacaggagagaggccctacGCGTGCACCGCGTGCGGCAAGAGCTTCAACCAGAGGACGCACCTCATCACGCACTACAGGATCCACACCGGGGAGAGGCCCTTCCCCTGCGACCTCTGTGGGAAGCGCTTCAGCAAGAAAACACACCTCATGAGGCACCAGAGAGTGCACGCCGCGGTAAAGCCGCACATGCGCAGACTCAACGTGGGGGCCATCTCCATGGGGAGCCAGATTTCGGTCTCGGTTGGAAGTCCTATCTCGCTTGGGGATGCGCTGAAGGAGGAGACCATATACGTTTACCAGCTGTGA